From the Alkalibacter rhizosphaerae genome, one window contains:
- a CDS encoding carbamoyl phosphate synthase small subunit: MIGYLQLENGRTFEGTLFGKVEDVTGEVVFNTGMTGYQELMTDPSYYGQIVTMTYPLIGNYGINLEDLESDRPKITGLIVRERAKHPSNFRCEMDLDSYLKYSGVTGLEGIDTRALTKVIRDHGTMRGVITTRMLTDTQLKQRLDSYDNGDAVRQVTARESYTLEGAGVHVAIMDFGIKNNILRSFQAKGCKVTVFPATASWQEVLQVRPDGIFLSNGPGDPKDCREILENVKELVERKPTIGICLGHQLIALALGGDTQKLAFGHRGSNHPVKDLGRDRVFITSQNHGYVVKDVPESMEVTHISMNDGSIEGLRHKDKPIFTVQFHPEASPGPSDSDYIFEQFMTLLEEVEQGA; encoded by the coding sequence ATGATAGGATACCTGCAGTTGGAAAACGGAAGAACCTTTGAAGGGACCCTCTTCGGCAAGGTGGAAGACGTGACGGGAGAAGTGGTTTTCAACACGGGCATGACCGGATACCAGGAATTGATGACGGATCCGTCCTACTACGGGCAGATCGTGACCATGACCTATCCCCTCATCGGCAACTACGGGATCAACCTGGAAGATCTGGAGTCGGACCGGCCCAAGATCACCGGATTGATCGTCCGGGAACGGGCGAAACATCCCAGCAACTTTCGCTGTGAAATGGATCTGGACAGCTATTTGAAATACAGCGGCGTCACCGGTCTGGAAGGCATAGATACCCGGGCCTTGACCAAAGTGATCCGCGATCACGGCACCATGCGGGGGGTCATCACCACCCGGATGTTGACGGACACCCAGCTGAAACAGCGGCTGGATTCCTACGACAACGGTGATGCGGTCCGTCAAGTCACCGCCAGGGAATCCTATACCCTGGAAGGGGCAGGCGTCCACGTGGCCATTATGGATTTTGGGATCAAAAACAACATCCTTCGCTCTTTTCAGGCAAAGGGCTGCAAGGTGACCGTCTTTCCGGCAACGGCATCCTGGCAGGAGGTCCTCCAGGTCCGACCCGACGGCATCTTTTTGTCCAACGGTCCGGGAGATCCCAAAGACTGTCGGGAGATCCTGGAGAATGTAAAAGAACTGGTGGAGCGAAAACCCACCATCGGCATCTGCCTGGGCCATCAGCTCATCGCCCTGGCCCTGGGCGGAGATACCCAGAAGCTGGCCTTCGGCCATCGGGGATCCAACCATCCGGTGAAGGATTTGGGCCGGGACCGGGTGTTCATCACCTCCCAAAACCACGGATATGTGGTGAAAGACGTTCCCGAATCCATGGAAGTGACCCACATCAGCATGAACGACGGAAGCATCGAAGGGTTGCGGCACAAGGACAAGCCCATCTTTACGGTCCAATTCCACCCGGAAGCATCACCCGGGCCGTCGGATTCCGACTATATATTTGAACAGTTCATGACATTGCTGGAGGAGGTGGAACAAGGTGCCTAA